The segment CGGTTACGCCCCAGAACGAGAAAAACCAGGCTCGCAAACCCTCGGGCAGGCCACCCAGGGCGGCGTCACCGAAGCCACCCTGTTGCATGATCAGTATGTAGGACAGCGCCAGGATATAGGGTGGCGTCATGATGGGGACCAGCAGGGACAAGCGCGCCCAGAGCTTACCCGGCATGTCGGTGCGGGCCAGCAGATAGCCACAGGGAATACCGAATATCCAGCTCACCAGGGTCACGGAGCCCGCCCACGCCAGGGAGGTGCCGATCATGGCCAGCAGATCCTGGGTCTCGACGATGCGACGATAGGCGTCGAGGAAGCCGTCGAAGCGACCGCCGAGTATGTTGGGGAACAGGCTCTGGGCGAACAGGATGGCCAGCGGGTAACCGGCAGCCCCGAGCATCAGGGCCACACAGAGCAGCAAGGGGATACGCTGTCGCAGGTAGCGACGCAGGCTCACCGGGATCGCCGCCATCAGCGTACAACCTCGGCGCGCTCGATCTCGATCTGGAAGCGGCGCAGGATCCGGTTCTGCCGCGCCAGGGCATCGCCGATATCCCTGGCGAGCAGGGGCGGGAGTTCGGCATCACCGCGCACTTCGCTCAGCGGCACGTCGCGACGCGCCGGCAAAAGATGCGTCGCGGCCACCTGCTGCTGCATCGCCTCGGAAAGATAGAAATCGACAAAGGCCTCGGCCTGATCCGGCATCGGCGTGCCTGCCATGATGGCGATGGGGCGTTCCACCAGCGCCGAACCGCCCGGCGGGTAGTGCATGACCAGTGGTGCCCCATCGGCAATCTGCCGGAAGATCAGATAATCGACCGCCGCAACCATGCCATCGAAAGCGCCCACCAGCAGGGTACTGATCGCCTGGGAGTTGGCGGCGGCGAAGTCCATGCCACCGCGACGCGCCTCGCGCAGGTCGGCGAAACCCTCTTCGCCACGATCCAGCACCCATGAGACGACGAAATCACCGGCAGACCCGGCTCTGCTCGGTGATGGCATGGTGAGTCGCAGATCGGCGTCGCCAAGCAGGACGTCCTGCCAGTCCATGTCTTCGCTGGCCACCTCCTCCCGGAAGGCCATGCCCACCAGCGCCGCCGATGTCGCGAAATAAGTGTGATCCGGGTCATGCCAGTCGGTATGGGTGTCCGCCCACCAGTCGGGATCCGGATAGTGCCGTAATCGCCCTTCCGACTTCAGCGCCTCGGCGGCAACGCGGCTTGCAAAAATGACCACGTCG is part of the Natronocella acetinitrilica genome and harbors:
- a CDS encoding extracellular solute-binding protein, giving the protein MKSFSPLAAMLVLAAGLVVACSDGDGGDSNTLTVYSAGPRPLAEAVVEAYAAESGVRVQLFAATTGQVMARLEAERYRPRADVVIFASRVAAEALKSEGRLRHYPDPDWWADTHTDWHDPDHTYFATSAALVGMAFREEVASEDMDWQDVLLGDADLRLTMPSPSRAGSAGDFVVSWVLDRGEEGFADLREARRGGMDFAAANSQAISTLLVGAFDGMVAAVDYLIFRQIADGAPLVMHYPPGGSALVERPIAIMAGTPMPDQAEAFVDFYLSEAMQQQVAATHLLPARRDVPLSEVRGDAELPPLLARDIGDALARQNRILRRFQIEIERAEVVR